TTTTATTTGCGACAGCGTTTCTGCTATTTGGACAGCAAAGCAATGGACAGACAAATGAACTTAAGAATAATTCGGCTTTTGTTGAACTATTAGGAAACGGAGGTTCCTTTTTCTCTATAAACTACGAACGACTATTTCATTATAAAAAAGTTCCTCTTCTTCATAATTCATTGCGATTGGGTTTTGCATTTGGCAGTAACAAGTACGACAATACAACTATTTACAACTTTCCAATTGAAATAAACACTCTTATCGGCAGACAAAAACATTTCATAGAAATTGGCTTTGGGTTGACGGCTTTTCACGGGACAAGTAATTTAAACGACACATTACTTCCAATTGGTGAGAGGACTAATTTTTGGGACACGTATTTATTAAGAGTTGGATATCGGTATATGGGAGACGGAGTTGTATTTCGCGTTGCACCATTACTGGGCTTCGTTAACATAAAGACACAAAGCACGAAGAGAGAATTAGTTTTAGGTTTTGGTATTTCAATTGGTGGAGTTTTTAATTTCAAAAAGAGCAAGCCATCGGAGACAAATTAGCACCAATTTCAAAAGACAAAAAAATGACATGGCATCTGGACAGTGGACATAAAAGACGGAGATGTTTACAATCGTGAGACAAAACCTTAGTGGAAATTTTGGTGACTTTACCTGCAGACGGCAACTTTCTCGGTGGACAGTTTCTTCGTGTGACAGTCCTTCATTGACAATTTCTTTCACGACAATTTTTCTCGTCAGACAGTTACTCTCTTCGTTGTAGCGCGTGTATCGGTGGACTGCCACGACAGAAGAAACTGGTGCTAACAGCAAGTTGGAGAAATGGCGGGTGACGTGCAAGTAGAAACTTTAGTGCATTTATTTACCTTTGTGCTGCGGGACAGTGAAGTGCTCCGAACTCCGCCACTTCTCCAACTTGCAAAACGTTAGAGCCAATGCCCCAAAAGACAAATTCGGTGGACAATTTTACAATTCATACATTTGCATCATCATCCTAAAACAAGACAGTTATTGAAAACAAAATCACTCCTGACAATCTCTCTCGCTGTTTTCGCACTGACAGTTGCGCACGGGCAGACAACTTCGCAACCGCTCGACAGCTTACAATACATTGAAAAAATTCTCGGCATTACTTTCGAGACAACTTCTGCAAAAGGTGGTGGAGTAAGAGTTATCAAAATAGAAAAAGGCAAATGGTCGGACGAGAAAGTGATAACCGCAATTTACCCGATGAAAGGGATAATGTTTTCAGGCGACAGAATTGAAATAAAAAATACATCTGACCTGACAAAAACATTATTTGAATTGCGAAAGACAAACTCCTCACGAGTTTTTCTCTCAACGAAAGGAAAAATGGTGGGCTTGCAACGAGATATTTCTGAAATAAATCCTAATTTTTCTTCAACCACTACAACAGTTACTGTAAATAATACTCCACCTCCATCCACCAACAAAACACAGGACAGTTCCATAACTATAACGGAGAAAAAGGAAATCAATCAGCGAAAAGACACCTCGACAACAACTGAAAATAAAAATGTTTCGGAATACGGAACACGAACATTTTTTGGATTCTCCTATTCACCAAGCGCAATGTTTAATCACTACTCGATTGGGAACGCACAAGATTTTTTTCACAATCAACAAACCGGTTCAGGAGTTTGGTCTCCGTCAGACGGAATTGCAGATGTTCATGGCGCAGGTGGTTTTTATGAATTATATTTTGGATTTACAGGCAGGGCAAGGAATTCAAAAACAATACTCGGTTTTGATTTGGGATTCGGAAAAACGCCATCACACGCCATTTGGGGAAAGACAGATGTTGGCTTATCAAACTTCCAACTGTATCCCGTTGAAATTGCATCTACCCTTTCTTACATAAAGTTTGGTTTCCCTGTAATGTTTCCGATAAATGATAAAACATTTTTCTTCGTTAAACTTAACGCAATGTTCGGATTCATGAAAGGTGATATACAATTTGCAGGGAAACAACCTCAAAATTATAAAGGCGCTTACAATACAGGAGGCAATATTGAAACGGGTTTGAACTTCGGAAAAAAAATTGCATTCACAATTCATGCAGGTTACAGATTATTACAAATAAAACCGACAGTTGAATGTCCAGATGGAAAATGCAATTATCAGGTTGACCCTTTTAAACAACAAGGCGGTGACGTATATGTAAATTGGAACGGATGGTATATTAATTTTGGAATTGAATTGGGAAAAATAAAATCAAACAATTCAAACAAACAGGAAACACAAACAACCAATCCAGAAGAAAACCAAAAACGAAAAAGATAATTTAAAACAAAAATATAAAATCAAATTACAATGAAAACAAAACTACTCATCTCGACTATTTTTTTCGCCTTGACAGTTTCGCATGAATTGACAATTGCACAAGGCACTTGGACACAAAAAGCAAACTTTGGAGGAACGGCAAGATACTGGGCAGTTGGTTTTTCTATCGGTACAAAAGCATATATTGGAACAGGTAAAGACAAAGATTCTTTACGTAGTGATTTCTGGGAATGGGATCAATCAACTAACGCATGGACGCAGAAAGCAAACTTCGCTGGAAAGGCAACAGATCAAGCAGTCGGCTTTTCAATCGGAACAAAAGGATATGTGGGAACTGGATTTGATGGCACTGCTTTGAAGCAAGATTTCTGGGAATGGGATCAGGCGACTAATATGTGGGCTCAGAAAACGAACTTCGGTGGAACGAAAAGAGATTTAGCTGCTTGCTTTTCCATCGGCACGAAAGGATATATTGGAACAGGAGCGATTGGTTCTCCCGCTTATACTCAAGATTTCTGGCAATGGGATCAGGCGACTAATATGTGGACACCGAAAGCCAGCTTTGGTGGGGCAGCAAGAAATGCCACTGCTTTTTTTTCAATTGGAACAAAGGCATATGTAGGTACAGGTTCTAATTATCCTCCCGCCACCTATTATAATGATTTTTGGGAATATGATACAACATCAAATGCATGGACGCAGAAAGCAAACTTTGGAGGAACCAAAAGAACCAGCGCTGTTGGGTTTTCGATCGGAATAAAAGGATATATAGGAACAGGATATGATTCCAGCAACACTTTCAAACAGGATTTCTATGAATGGGATCAGGCGAGCAATACATGGACACAGAAAGCAAACTTTGGCGGAATGGCAAGATATGGCGCTGTTGGCTTTTCGATTGGCACAAAAGGATATATCGGAACAGGATGGAACGGAAGCATCTACTATAATGATTTCTGGGAATATTGCGACACTTGTTCTCTTGTTGCAGTAAATGAAACCAATATTAAAAATTTAATTTCAATTTATCCAAATCCATTTTCCACGCAGACAACCTTGCGGACAGACAATTTTTTAAAAAATGCTACTCTGACGGTTTACAATTTACATGGGCAGACAGTTGCGCAAATAAAAAACATCAGCGGTCAGACAGTTTTTTTCTCCCGTGACAATCTCGCAAGCGGACTGTATTTCGTTCGGCTGACAGAAGAAAACAATCCCGATGGCTATCGGGACATCGCAGTAGACAAATTTGTAATCATTGACAAATAATTTTTTCACCTTGACTGTTGCGCTTGGCAGACTGTTTCTCTCTCGGTGGACAACTTCGCATGGACACGCAGGATGTGGGGCACAGGCTCTAACACGGGGTTTGCGTAATGGCGGTTGACG
Above is a window of Bacteroidota bacterium DNA encoding:
- a CDS encoding T9SS type A sorting domain-containing protein is translated as MKTKLLISTIFFALTVSHELTIAQGTWTQKANFGGTARYWAVGFSIGTKAYIGTGKDKDSLRSDFWEWDQSTNAWTQKANFAGKATDQAVGFSIGTKGYVGTGFDGTALKQDFWEWDQATNMWAQKTNFGGTKRDLAACFSIGTKGYIGTGAIGSPAYTQDFWQWDQATNMWTPKASFGGAARNATAFFSIGTKAYVGTGSNYPPATYYNDFWEYDTTSNAWTQKANFGGTKRTSAVGFSIGIKGYIGTGYDSSNTFKQDFYEWDQASNTWTQKANFGGMARYGAVGFSIGTKGYIGTGWNGSIYYNDFWEYCDTCSLVAVNETNIKNLISIYPNPFSTQTTLRTDNFLKNATLTVYNLHGQTVAQIKNISGQTVFFSRDNLASGLYFVRLTEENNPDGYRDIAVDKFVIIDK